One genomic window of Ilyobacter polytropus DSM 2926 includes the following:
- the surE gene encoding 5'/3'-nucleotidase SurE, which translates to MKILISNDDGIYAEGIRVLTKALKEEGHEVYVVAPIEEQSGTGHGVTLHMPLRYSEAERDGEFFGYWVSGKPADCVKVACGHLYKDIEFDYVIAGINRGANLGTDVFYSGTFAAASEGVFYNRKAIAISLCDPDNSPYFESAAEFLTEYLDKIQEVEFPAGTLLNINVPNLPIEEIKGYQYTSFSNRKFEDNLVERIDTQGKNYYWLGGKPGEGNNEPDTDSVVVKNGYISITPARMDLYFKEFSETIKNY; encoded by the coding sequence ATGAAAATATTAATTTCAAATGACGATGGAATTTATGCTGAAGGAATAAGGGTTTTGACAAAGGCTCTAAAGGAAGAGGGACATGAAGTTTATGTGGTGGCACCTATAGAGGAGCAGAGTGGAACTGGTCACGGAGTTACTCTTCATATGCCCCTAAGATATTCAGAGGCAGAAAGAGACGGGGAATTCTTTGGATACTGGGTCAGCGGGAAACCTGCAGACTGTGTAAAGGTGGCATGTGGCCATCTATATAAAGATATAGAATTTGATTATGTGATTGCAGGTATAAATAGAGGTGCAAATCTAGGAACAGATGTATTTTATTCTGGAACCTTTGCTGCAGCATCAGAGGGCGTTTTTTATAATAGGAAAGCTATAGCGATATCTCTGTGTGATCCTGATAATAGTCCTTATTTTGAAAGTGCTGCAGAATTTCTGACAGAATATCTTGATAAGATTCAAGAGGTAGAATTTCCAGCAGGGACACTTCTAAACATAAACGTTCCAAATCTTCCTATTGAAGAGATAAAAGGGTATCAATATACCTCTTTTAGTAACAGAAAATTTGAAGATAACTTAGTTGAAAGAATAGATACCCAGGGTAAGAATTATTACTGGCTTGGAGGAAAACCAGGTGAAGGAAACAATGAACCGGATACAGACTCGGTGGTTGTAAAAAATGGATATATATCCATAACACCTGCGAGAATGGATCTTTACTTCAAGGAGTTTTCCGAGACAATAAAGAATTATTAA
- a CDS encoding TIGR00282 family metallophosphoesterase — protein MRILIAGDVVGKPGRSILKEYLDKKKNEYDFIIINGENSAGGFGITGKLADEFFNWGIDVITGGNHIWDKREMYEYLANNDNILRPLNYPMGVPGSGYVIKKTKNGDKIAVVSLQGRVFMPPIDCPFAKMEELFWEFGEDVKCIIVDFHAEASSEKVAMGWFLDGRASLVFGTHTHVQTSDSKILPKGTGYITDVGMTGSQNGVIGMKVESIIPKFLTSLPQKFEVAEGNERLNGLDIEIDSKSGVCKKIERLDLSKDDIAAF, from the coding sequence ATGAGAATATTAATAGCTGGAGACGTTGTAGGTAAACCTGGAAGAAGTATTTTAAAAGAATATTTAGATAAGAAAAAAAATGAGTATGATTTTATTATTATTAATGGTGAAAATTCAGCTGGAGGATTTGGAATAACTGGAAAACTTGCAGATGAATTTTTTAACTGGGGAATAGATGTCATAACAGGTGGAAATCATATATGGGATAAAAGAGAGATGTATGAATATCTGGCCAATAACGATAATATACTGAGACCTCTAAATTATCCCATGGGGGTGCCGGGAAGCGGTTATGTGATAAAGAAGACCAAGAATGGCGATAAAATAGCAGTTGTGTCTCTTCAGGGAAGAGTATTTATGCCCCCTATAGACTGTCCATTTGCTAAGATGGAAGAACTTTTCTGGGAATTTGGAGAAGACGTGAAATGCATTATCGTAGATTTTCATGCTGAGGCCTCCTCTGAAAAAGTTGCCATGGGATGGTTTCTAGATGGGAGGGCATCTCTTGTATTTGGGACTCATACCCATGTCCAGACCTCAGACAGCAAGATACTTCCTAAGGGTACTGGATATATAACAGATGTTGGAATGACAGGATCGCAAAATGGAGTAATAGGAATGAAAGTGGAGTCTATAATTCCTAAATTCCTCACATCTTTACCTCAAAAATTTGAGGTGGCAGAGGGGAACGAGAGATTAAACGGACTTGATATAGAAATCGACTCAAAATCAGGTGTGTGTAAAAAAATAGAAAGGCTGGATTTGTCAAAAGATGATATAGCAGCTTTTTAA
- the rny gene encoding ribonuclease Y, producing MNTSIVVASAVIGLSILLTVAYKKSVIDKKIDELNNLEDEIVKAKLKAKEIVEGSEKEALAKSKEIELKAKEKVYHLKEEAEKEIKTAKSDIYQKETRLAKKEETLDRKIDRLEVKSQELTEFEQKIQNKNSEIEELRSKQEMELERISGFSKDEAKDLLITKLTNELTHETAMKIKEFENKLSEEKERVSKRILSTAIGKASADYVVDATVSVVNLPNDEMKGRIIGREGRNIRAIEALTGVDVIIDDTPEAVVLSSFDGVKREIARNTIEKLVTDGRIHPAKIEEAVNKAKKEVNKEIVEAGEHALLELGIPGMHQEIIKTLGKLKFRTSYGQNVLTHSIEVARLAGNLAAELGANTELAKRAGLLHDVGKVLEHDIEASHALIGGEFLKKFGEKPLVLNAVMAHHNEVEFESVEAILIQAADAISASRPGARRETLSTYLKRLEGLEEIANSFDGVESSFAIQAGREVRIIINPESIKDDQAIKMSRDVAKKVEETMQYPGQIKVTVIRETRAVDYAK from the coding sequence ATGAATACGTCAATCGTTGTAGCATCAGCAGTAATCGGACTGAGCATACTTTTAACAGTGGCTTATAAAAAATCCGTTATAGATAAAAAAATAGATGAGTTGAACAATTTAGAAGATGAGATAGTAAAGGCTAAATTAAAGGCTAAAGAGATAGTAGAAGGGTCTGAAAAAGAAGCTTTGGCAAAATCTAAAGAGATTGAACTTAAGGCCAAAGAAAAGGTATACCATCTAAAAGAAGAAGCTGAAAAAGAGATCAAAACAGCCAAGTCCGACATATATCAGAAAGAAACAAGACTTGCCAAAAAAGAGGAGACTCTAGATAGAAAAATAGATAGATTAGAAGTGAAATCTCAGGAACTTACAGAATTCGAGCAAAAAATTCAAAATAAAAATAGTGAGATTGAAGAACTAAGATCTAAGCAGGAAATGGAATTAGAGAGAATATCAGGATTTTCTAAAGATGAAGCAAAGGATCTACTTATAACAAAACTGACAAATGAGCTGACTCATGAGACAGCTATGAAAATAAAAGAGTTTGAAAACAAACTTTCTGAGGAAAAAGAAAGAGTATCTAAAAGAATACTATCCACAGCAATAGGAAAGGCTTCTGCAGATTATGTAGTAGATGCTACTGTATCAGTGGTAAATCTTCCTAATGATGAAATGAAGGGAAGAATTATAGGTAGAGAAGGTAGAAATATAAGAGCTATAGAGGCTCTGACTGGTGTAGATGTAATAATCGATGATACTCCAGAGGCAGTTGTACTTTCTAGTTTTGACGGAGTAAAAAGAGAAATCGCAAGAAACACTATAGAAAAACTAGTAACAGACGGAAGAATACATCCTGCTAAAATTGAGGAAGCTGTAAATAAAGCTAAAAAAGAAGTAAATAAAGAGATAGTTGAAGCGGGAGAGCATGCTTTACTCGAGCTTGGAATACCTGGAATGCATCAGGAAATAATAAAAACTTTAGGTAAATTAAAGTTTAGAACTAGTTATGGACAAAACGTTCTGACTCACTCTATAGAAGTTGCAAGACTTGCAGGGAACTTGGCTGCTGAGCTCGGTGCAAATACCGAATTGGCCAAGAGAGCAGGACTTCTTCATGATGTAGGAAAAGTTTTAGAACATGATATAGAGGCTTCACATGCCCTTATAGGTGGAGAATTCCTGAAAAAGTTTGGAGAAAAACCACTTGTATTGAATGCGGTAATGGCTCACCACAATGAAGTTGAATTTGAGAGTGTAGAGGCTATCTTAATACAGGCAGCTGACGCTATCTCAGCTTCTAGACCGGGAGCAAGAAGAGAAACTCTTTCAACTTATCTGAAAAGATTAGAAGGTCTTGAAGAGATCGCAAACTCTTTTGACGGAGTAGAATCTTCATTTGCGATACAGGCAGGTAGAGAGGTCAGAATCATAATCAATCCTGAATCTATAAAGGACGATCAGGCTATAAAAATGTCGAGAGATGTAGCTAAAAAAGTTGAAGAAACTATGCAGTATCCAGGACAGATAAAAGTAACTGTAATAAGAGAAACAAGAGCAGTAGACTACGCAAAATAA
- a CDS encoding STAS domain-containing protein has translation MVTNFEIVEKNLNDVRVIKVVGELDALVAPKLKERIAKLIESDAINFIIDFEELVHINSLAMGILRGKLRTVKEIGGDIKLIKLNDHIKTIFEMVGLDEVFEIYETEEEALANF, from the coding sequence ATGGTAACGAATTTTGAAATAGTAGAGAAGAATTTAAATGATGTAAGGGTAATAAAGGTAGTTGGAGAATTAGACGCCCTTGTAGCTCCTAAGTTGAAAGAAAGAATAGCTAAATTAATAGAATCAGATGCTATAAACTTTATCATTGATTTTGAAGAGCTTGTTCACATTAACAGTTTAGCCATGGGAATTTTAAGAGGTAAATTAAGAACAGTAAAAGAAATAGGTGGAGATATCAAACTTATAAAATTAAATGATCACATCAAGACAATTTTTGAAATGGTAGGATTAGATGAAGTATTTGAAATTTACGAAACAGAAGAGGAGGCATTAGCCAACTTTTAA
- a CDS encoding ATP-binding protein: MEINDVKFVLPSSLHNLTLIRALAKTYFESQNIEKGDVMKLLSVIDELATNVVEHGYRYETGEMTIFLKKIGNTVYLSIEDNGHGYDEKKSSKEEGGMGLFIVKGMVDEFNVEKKETGTKFNVSKEVKEAK, encoded by the coding sequence TTGGAGATAAATGATGTAAAATTCGTATTGCCTTCTTCCTTGCATAATCTGACTCTGATCAGGGCCCTTGCAAAGACCTATTTTGAAAGCCAAAATATAGAAAAAGGCGATGTAATGAAACTACTTTCAGTTATAGATGAACTTGCAACCAATGTAGTTGAACATGGATATAGATATGAAACTGGTGAAATGACAATTTTCTTAAAAAAAATAGGTAATACGGTATATTTAAGTATTGAAGACAACGGTCATGGTTATGATGAGAAAAAAAGCAGCAAAGAAGAAGGTGGAATGGGTTTATTTATCGTCAAAGGAATGGTTGACGAGTTTAATGTAGAGAAAAAAGAAACAGGAACAAAATTTAATGTATCAAAAGAAGTTAAGGAGGCCAAGTAA
- the miaA gene encoding tRNA (adenosine(37)-N6)-dimethylallyltransferase MiaA, which translates to MKGLVIAGPTAVGKTALSIKLAKAMKADIISADSAQIYKELDIGTAKVTQEEMQGVKHYMIDNELPIKKYSVGEYQREVNNILSKKEKEKKDVIITGGTGLYIGSVTEGLSELPASDPELRDVLMKKESEELYNELVKLDPEAAETIHPNNKRRVERALEVCLLTGEKFSVVSKRNIKGNNYKFLKVALERNRENLYERINMRVDIMMDAGLYEEVEKVYKKYGENLEKINIIGYSEIIRHLKGECTLLEAVELIKRNSRRYAKRQFTWFKNDTSYIWYNLDKISEEEIAADVLQRLKNL; encoded by the coding sequence GTGAAGGGACTTGTTATAGCCGGTCCTACAGCAGTAGGTAAAACGGCTCTTTCTATAAAATTGGCTAAGGCCATGAAAGCAGATATAATATCGGCCGATTCGGCGCAGATATACAAAGAATTAGATATAGGAACTGCAAAAGTAACTCAAGAAGAGATGCAGGGTGTAAAACATTATATGATTGACAATGAGCTTCCTATAAAAAAATATAGTGTAGGAGAGTACCAGAGAGAAGTAAATAATATCTTGTCAAAAAAGGAAAAAGAAAAAAAAGATGTAATAATAACAGGTGGGACAGGATTATATATTGGTTCTGTCACAGAGGGACTGTCTGAACTCCCTGCCTCTGATCCAGAGCTTAGAGATGTACTCATGAAGAAAGAAAGTGAAGAACTCTACAATGAACTGGTGAAACTAGACCCTGAGGCAGCTGAAACTATACATCCAAATAACAAAAGAAGAGTAGAGAGAGCTCTAGAGGTATGTCTTCTTACTGGAGAGAAATTTTCTGTGGTTTCTAAAAGGAATATAAAAGGTAATAATTATAAATTTCTAAAAGTTGCCCTTGAAAGAAATAGAGAAAACCTTTATGAAAGAATCAATATGAGAGTAGATATAATGATGGATGCAGGGCTTTATGAAGAAGTTGAAAAAGTTTATAAAAAGTATGGTGAAAATCTTGAAAAGATAAATATAATAGGTTATTCAGAAATTATACGACATCTTAAGGGTGAATGTACCCTGTTAGAAGCTGTTGAACTTATAAAAAGAAATTCTAGAAGATATGCCAAGAGACAATTCACCTGGTTTAAAAATGATACCTCTTATATATGGTATAATTTAGACAAAATAAGTGAGGAAGAAATAGCCGCAGACGTACTTCAAAGGCTCAAAAACCTTTGA
- the obgE gene encoding GTPase ObgE has protein sequence MFIDEVVITIKAGDGGDGAATFRREKSVQFGGPDGGDGGNGGNIVFVADNNINTLVDFKYKRIFKAENGENGAKKRMYGKTGTDLLIRVPIGTQVRDQETGKLLLDLNNNGEERVLIKGGKGGQGNVHFKNAIRKAPTMAGKGREGAELEVKLELKLLADVALVGYPSVGKSSFINRVSSAKSKVASYHFTTLSPKLGVVRLEEGKSFLMADIPGLIEGAHEGVGLGDKFLRHIERCKMIYHIVDAAGLEGRTPIEDFKKINEELQKFSPKLAAKKQIVIANKMDLLWDTEQYEEFKKFIEDEGIEFYPVSVIMNDGLKEVTYRTWEILQSIEREPLEDEIDIDEVLKAIRGNKEDYVITQDEEGVYVVDGRIVEDVLNKYVITMEEDSIINFLHMMKNLGMEEALRDAGVEHGDTVRIADVEFDFVD, from the coding sequence TTGTTTATAGATGAAGTTGTAATCACAATAAAAGCCGGAGACGGTGGAGACGGAGCCGCTACTTTCAGGAGAGAAAAATCTGTGCAGTTTGGTGGTCCAGACGGCGGAGATGGTGGAAACGGTGGAAACATAGTATTTGTAGCAGACAATAACATAAATACACTGGTTGATTTTAAATATAAGAGAATATTTAAGGCTGAAAACGGAGAAAATGGTGCCAAAAAAAGGATGTATGGTAAAACAGGTACCGATTTACTTATAAGAGTTCCAATAGGAACCCAGGTGAGGGATCAGGAAACTGGGAAGCTTCTTTTAGACTTAAATAATAACGGGGAAGAAAGAGTTCTTATAAAGGGCGGAAAAGGTGGACAGGGAAATGTACACTTTAAAAATGCCATAAGAAAAGCTCCGACAATGGCGGGAAAAGGTAGAGAGGGAGCAGAGCTAGAAGTTAAGCTAGAGCTCAAGCTACTTGCTGATGTAGCCCTTGTTGGTTATCCTTCTGTTGGAAAATCAAGCTTTATAAATAGAGTATCGTCTGCAAAATCAAAAGTGGCTAGTTATCACTTTACGACACTTTCTCCTAAGCTTGGAGTGGTAAGGCTAGAGGAAGGGAAATCATTCCTTATGGCGGACATTCCGGGACTTATAGAGGGTGCTCATGAAGGAGTTGGATTAGGAGACAAATTCTTAAGACATATTGAAAGATGTAAGATGATATATCATATAGTTGATGCTGCGGGACTAGAGGGCAGAACTCCTATAGAGGATTTTAAAAAAATAAATGAGGAACTTCAGAAATTCAGTCCCAAGTTAGCGGCGAAAAAACAAATAGTTATTGCCAATAAGATGGACCTTCTCTGGGATACAGAACAGTACGAAGAATTTAAAAAATTCATAGAAGATGAAGGGATAGAATTTTATCCTGTATCAGTTATAATGAATGATGGTCTAAAAGAGGTAACATACAGAACTTGGGAAATTCTCCAGTCAATAGAAAGGGAACCTCTCGAAGATGAGATAGATATAGATGAGGTATTGAAAGCAATAAGAGGAAATAAAGAAGACTATGTTATTACTCAGGATGAAGAAGGAGTATACGTAGTAGACGGAAGAATAGTCGAAGACGTACTGAATAAATATGTAATAACAATGGAAGAAGATTCTATAATTAACTTCCTTCACATGATGAAAAACCTTGGAATGGAAGAAGCACTCCGAGATGCAGGAGTAGAGCACGGAGACACAGTTAGAATAGCAGATGTAGAATTTGACTTTGTAGATTAA
- the rpmA gene encoding 50S ribosomal protein L27, which produces MLFRLNIQLFAKKKGQGSVKNGRDSNPNYLGVKKYDGEVVKAGNIVVRQRGNKFHAGTNMGQGKDHTLFALTDGYVKFERYGKDKKKVSIYPERV; this is translated from the coding sequence ATGTTATTTAGATTGAACATACAATTATTTGCAAAGAAAAAAGGTCAAGGTTCTGTTAAAAACGGAAGAGATTCTAATCCTAACTACCTTGGAGTAAAGAAATATGACGGTGAGGTAGTAAAGGCTGGAAACATCGTTGTAAGACAAAGAGGAAACAAGTTCCATGCTGGAACTAACATGGGGCAAGGTAAAGATCATACTTTATTCGCTCTTACTGACGGATATGTTAAATTCGAAAGATACGGAAAAGATAAGAAGAAAGTTTCTATCTATCCTGAAAGAGTTTAA
- a CDS encoding ribosomal-processing cysteine protease Prp codes for MTEVVIIRKEGRIVFFSAEGHAGFAEHGEDIVCAALSTALQFPIAHLDEVLDIVPRYEISEDGLLKVDFRGVDLKGNDRELNVLLEMMYLTVKQLAREYSEFIKLVEKEEK; via the coding sequence ATGACTGAAGTAGTTATAATTAGAAAAGAAGGCAGAATTGTCTTTTTTTCAGCAGAAGGACATGCAGGTTTTGCAGAACACGGAGAAGACATTGTTTGTGCGGCGTTGTCAACTGCTTTACAATTTCCTATAGCACATTTGGATGAAGTATTAGATATCGTTCCTAGATATGAAATTTCTGAAGATGGACTGCTAAAAGTTGATTTTAGGGGTGTGGATCTCAAAGGCAACGATAGAGAGCTGAATGTATTGTTGGAAATGATGTATTTAACAGTTAAACAATTAGCTAGGGAGTATTCAGAATTTATAAAGCTTGTAGAGAAGGAGGAAAAGTAG
- the rplU gene encoding 50S ribosomal protein L21 yields MYAVIKTGGKQYKVAEGDVLKVEKLNAEVNTTVELTDVLLVSKEGEVKVGAPVVEGAKVLVEVLSQEKGKKVINFKYKPKTGYHRKKGHRQLLTEIKIKAIEA; encoded by the coding sequence ATGTACGCAGTAATCAAAACTGGTGGTAAACAGTACAAAGTTGCAGAAGGTGACGTATTAAAGGTAGAGAAGTTGAATGCTGAAGTTAATACAACTGTAGAACTAACTGATGTTCTTCTTGTTTCTAAAGAAGGAGAAGTTAAAGTAGGAGCTCCTGTAGTAGAAGGTGCAAAAGTTCTAGTAGAAGTACTTTCCCAAGAAAAAGGGAAAAAAGTTATTAACTTCAAATATAAGCCAAAGACTGGATACCATAGAAAAAAAGGTCACAGACAATTACTTACTGAAATCAAAATCAAAGCAATCGAAGCTTAA
- a CDS encoding L-cystine transporter, translated as MGVIINLIIMIVLVGFLYSLQKKYVSFTKRVFTALALGVLFGVVLQIVYGRGSQVISDSNSWFYIISGGYVRLLKMIVTPLVMVSIISAIINIKDGKTFGKIGGSVVGLLIGTTAVSALIGVGSSLLFKLSAVGMSVGEREASRGEIMVNKLSNLDTSMAQKLVETIPTNPFAAMTGSGDNATISVVIFSAFIGISVLGIAKKHPESVETARKFVNSAHDIVMRMVTLILRLTPYGIMALMVKVVSTSNTAEILNLINFVLASYVALAAVLLMHLMLVTFAGLNPGIYLKKIFPVLAFAFTSRTSAGTIPLNIQTQVKKLGISEGVANISASFGASIGQNGCAGIYPAMLAVMIAPTVGIDPTNPMFILKVVLIVALSSFGVAGVGGGATFAALIVLSALNLPVALVGLLISIEPLIDMGRTAVNVSGAMTAGTLTSKFIGDFDSEIYENPEIELEESIKEI; from the coding sequence ATGGGTGTAATAATTAATTTAATTATTATGATTGTATTGGTAGGGTTTTTATACAGTCTACAGAAAAAATATGTGTCTTTTACAAAAAGGGTATTTACAGCCTTAGCTCTCGGTGTTTTATTTGGGGTAGTTCTCCAGATAGTTTATGGAAGAGGATCACAGGTTATCTCTGATTCAAATTCATGGTTTTATATAATATCCGGAGGTTATGTAAGGTTATTGAAAATGATAGTCACTCCACTTGTTATGGTTTCTATCATATCTGCCATCATAAATATAAAAGATGGTAAAACTTTTGGTAAGATCGGAGGAAGTGTAGTTGGTCTTTTGATCGGGACTACAGCCGTATCAGCACTGATAGGAGTTGGATCTTCACTATTGTTTAAACTCAGTGCTGTAGGGATGAGTGTAGGAGAAAGAGAGGCTTCAAGAGGAGAGATCATGGTGAACAAGCTTTCTAACTTGGACACCTCTATGGCTCAAAAGCTGGTGGAGACAATACCTACCAATCCCTTTGCAGCAATGACAGGTTCTGGAGACAACGCAACAATTTCAGTGGTTATTTTCTCAGCCTTTATAGGAATATCAGTTTTAGGAATTGCTAAAAAACATCCTGAATCTGTTGAAACTGCAAGAAAGTTTGTCAATTCAGCTCATGATATAGTTATGAGAATGGTGACACTGATACTGAGACTGACTCCATATGGGATAATGGCCCTCATGGTAAAAGTAGTTTCTACAAGTAATACTGCAGAAATTTTAAATCTTATAAACTTTGTATTAGCTTCTTATGTGGCTTTAGCAGCTGTACTTTTAATGCACCTTATGCTTGTAACCTTTGCAGGACTAAACCCCGGTATATATCTTAAAAAGATTTTCCCGGTACTAGCATTTGCATTTACATCTAGAACAAGTGCAGGAACCATACCTTTGAATATTCAGACACAGGTTAAAAAGCTGGGAATAAGTGAAGGTGTGGCCAATATATCAGCTTCCTTTGGTGCTTCCATAGGTCAAAATGGTTGTGCCGGTATATACCCTGCTATGCTTGCAGTAATGATAGCTCCAACTGTAGGAATCGATCCTACTAACCCTATGTTTATACTGAAAGTGGTATTAATAGTAGCTCTAAGCTCCTTCGGAGTTGCAGGTGTAGGAGGAGGAGCAACCTTTGCGGCGTTGATAGTGTTGTCTGCTCTTAATTTACCTGTAGCCTTAGTGGGACTCCTTATATCTATAGAGCCGCTTATAGACATGGGAAGAACAGCTGTAAATGTCAGTGGTGCCATGACAGCCGGAACTCTTACAAGTAAGTTTATAGGGGATTTTGATTCTGAGATATACGAAAACCCAGAGATAGAATTAGAGGAAAGTATAAAAGAAATATAA
- a CDS encoding ATP-binding cassette domain-containing protein yields the protein MGLIYGIERKTDIEVMDMLRVKLFKEMYNSNLDIDFAVDKEVLAIQGASGAGKSTLLECISGLQIPDRGQISIRGDIVYSSDAAINTKARHRKIGYVFQNYALFPHMSVKENICFGMKCRGIGDSEYVDYLMKTLKINHLEKRYPGQISGGEKQRVALVRALATKPEVLLLDEPFSALDQDTKNIVYEEFLKLKNTFDMSIILVTHNQYEAEALGDRILKI from the coding sequence ATGGGCTTAATATATGGAATAGAAAGAAAAACAGATATTGAGGTGATGGATATGCTTAGGGTGAAATTATTTAAAGAGATGTATAATTCAAATTTAGATATTGACTTTGCTGTAGATAAAGAGGTCCTTGCTATACAGGGAGCTTCTGGAGCAGGAAAGAGTACTTTGTTAGAGTGCATATCAGGGCTTCAAATTCCTGACAGAGGACAGATATCAATAAGGGGAGATATTGTTTATTCTAGTGATGCCGCTATAAATACCAAAGCTAGGCACAGAAAAATAGGCTATGTTTTTCAGAATTATGCACTTTTCCCTCATATGAGTGTAAAGGAAAATATTTGCTTTGGTATGAAATGCAGGGGAATAGGAGACAGTGAATATGTGGATTACCTCATGAAAACACTAAAGATCAACCATTTGGAAAAAAGATACCCTGGTCAGATTTCAGGAGGGGAAAAACAAAGGGTTGCGCTAGTGAGAGCACTTGCTACTAAACCAGAGGTCCTTCTTTTGGATGAACCTTTTTCAGCTCTTGATCAGGATACAAAAAATATTGTATACGAGGAATTTTTAAAATTGAAAAATACCTTTGACATGAGTATAATCCTTGTGACACACAATCAGTATGAAGCTGAAGCTTTAGGGGACAGAATATTGAAGATATAA
- the modB gene encoding molybdate ABC transporter permease subunit, with amino-acid sequence MSMIVTPILISLKVAFVSTLFTMSIGVLLAWIFTKHPFKGKDFFEGLIILPMVLPPSVTGYALLMLFGKHGLLGELIYKVFGTSLIFTWKAACVASFVVSLPLMYQSCKAAFINIDSSLEKAARTLGADEKRIFWKIGIPMAAPGIISGTILSFTRALGEFGATLMVAGNIPGKTQTIPIAIYFAVDSGDRRTANILVGIVVIFSFLVIYGLNIWNRKKNRY; translated from the coding sequence ATGAGTATGATAGTGACCCCTATATTGATATCATTAAAAGTTGCATTTGTTTCTACATTATTTACTATGAGTATAGGGGTGCTTTTGGCCTGGATTTTTACGAAACATCCTTTTAAAGGTAAGGATTTTTTCGAGGGACTAATAATACTTCCTATGGTATTGCCTCCTTCGGTAACAGGATATGCTCTTCTCATGTTATTTGGGAAACATGGCTTATTGGGGGAGCTTATTTATAAGGTGTTTGGGACTAGTCTTATCTTTACCTGGAAGGCAGCCTGTGTGGCGTCTTTTGTAGTGTCCCTTCCTCTCATGTACCAAAGTTGCAAGGCGGCATTTATAAATATCGATTCTAGTTTAGAAAAGGCCGCTAGGACTCTAGGAGCAGACGAGAAACGTATCTTTTGGAAGATAGGTATCCCCATGGCAGCACCGGGAATAATAAGTGGTACAATACTTTCTTTTACAAGGGCCTTAGGGGAATTTGGAGCTACCCTCATGGTGGCGGGAAATATTCCTGGGAAAACCCAGACTATACCTATTGCGATATACTTTGCAGTTGATAGTGGAGACAGAAGAACTGCAAATATATTAGTTGGCATAGTAGTTATTTTTAGTTTTTTGGTTATTTATGGGCTTAATATATGGAATAGAAAGAAAAACAGATATTGA